Proteins from a genomic interval of Stenotrophomonas sp. WZN-1:
- a CDS encoding BLUF domain-containing protein, which produces MPIRAVVYVSGAGKGIASDRLGLSSGKLDWIVDDAARFNRNAGVTGVLLFDGERFLQYLEGPEDGLSVAYSRVLGASSHNGIVELQRGRVGQRRLPFWPMKWLPVEPQELRRLAHADWTRFNQRGDAGNANATAMDRLVGLVEPYAIAA; this is translated from the coding sequence ATGCCCATCAGGGCGGTGGTATATGTAAGCGGTGCCGGCAAGGGCATCGCGAGCGACAGGCTTGGCTTGTCCAGCGGCAAGCTGGACTGGATCGTGGACGACGCAGCCCGCTTCAATCGCAATGCCGGGGTTACCGGCGTGCTGCTGTTCGATGGCGAGCGCTTCCTGCAGTATCTGGAGGGGCCGGAGGACGGACTGTCGGTAGCGTACTCACGTGTGCTGGGCGCCAGCAGCCACAATGGCATCGTTGAGCTGCAACGGGGCAGGGTGGGACAACGCCGCTTGCCTTTCTGGCCGATGAAATGGCTGCCTGTTGAGCCGCAGGAACTGCGGCGGCTGGCACACGCCGACTGGACCCGCTTCAATCAGCGAGGTGACGCGGGCAATGCCAACGCAACCGCCATGGATCGCCTGGTGGGGCTTGTAGAGCCTTACGCCATCGCTGCCTGA
- a CDS encoding PAS domain-containing sensor histidine kinase produces MTPHPTGDLGDESQQFGLLVNSVTDYAIYMLDPRGVIRTWNPGGERIKGYRKDEVVGTNYARFYTPEDIAADVPARNLAIAANEGRYAGEGWRLRKDGSRFHASVVIDPVRVDGVLVGFAKITRDVTERYLAQEQLRSAQHELLQAQKMEAIGKLTLGLAHDFNNLLSVVTNCLDLISAQPHGEVSDKYIRTALRSVERGALLTRQLLTFGRGHELAPERFDVGKAIRDMHDMLQRSAGDAVAVELDVAGDLPSVNLDRGQLDSAILNLVCNSRDAMPSGGCIKITVRLQTARHPDDPHQEPGRFLCITVADNGEGIAPDDQARIFEPFFTTKTVGRGSGLGLSQVFGFTSQSGGFIRVDSTPGSGASVALYYPVAE; encoded by the coding sequence ATGACTCCACATCCCACGGGCGATCTGGGCGACGAGTCGCAGCAATTTGGACTTCTGGTCAATTCCGTCACTGATTACGCGATCTACATGCTCGACCCTCGCGGGGTCATCCGCACCTGGAACCCCGGCGGAGAGCGCATCAAGGGCTATCGAAAGGATGAGGTGGTCGGCACCAACTACGCCAGGTTCTATACGCCCGAAGACATTGCGGCCGACGTTCCCGCACGCAACCTTGCCATTGCCGCGAATGAAGGCCGCTACGCAGGCGAAGGCTGGCGGCTTCGAAAGGACGGTTCACGCTTTCATGCCAGCGTAGTCATCGACCCGGTAAGGGTGGATGGCGTACTCGTCGGCTTCGCGAAGATCACGCGGGATGTAACCGAGCGCTACCTTGCCCAGGAGCAGCTGAGAAGTGCACAGCATGAGCTGTTGCAGGCGCAGAAGATGGAGGCCATCGGCAAGCTGACCCTGGGCCTTGCCCATGACTTCAACAACCTGCTCAGCGTCGTCACCAACTGCCTGGATCTGATCTCCGCGCAGCCTCATGGCGAGGTGTCTGACAAGTACATCCGCACGGCCCTGAGATCGGTAGAGCGTGGCGCCCTGCTGACTCGGCAGTTGCTGACGTTTGGGCGTGGCCATGAGCTGGCACCGGAAAGATTCGATGTCGGCAAGGCGATACGTGACATGCACGACATGCTGCAACGTTCTGCCGGCGATGCGGTTGCAGTCGAGCTCGACGTTGCGGGCGATCTTCCGTCCGTCAACCTCGACCGTGGCCAGCTGGATTCCGCCATCCTCAACTTGGTGTGCAATAGCCGTGACGCAATGCCAAGCGGCGGATGCATCAAGATTACAGTGCGTTTACAGACAGCACGTCATCCTGATGACCCACACCAGGAACCGGGCAGGTTCCTCTGCATAACCGTGGCAGACAACGGCGAAGGAATTGCGCCGGACGATCAGGCACGAATATTCGAGCCCTTTTTCACCACGAAAACCGTCGGACGCGGAAGCGGGTTGGGACTCAGCCAGGTCTTCGGCTTCACCAGCCAATCGGGCGGTTTCATCCGCGTAGACAGCACGCCTGGCTCAGGAGCCTCTGTCGCCCTCTACTACCCTGTCGCCGAGTAG
- a CDS encoding XdhC/CoxI family protein, whose amino-acid sequence MDRPVASTVLEACAAEGVERRDPAGHLSAAPGFLTEGNPRGVLETALTRVRVGEHAVLALVLETDGSTYAGAGDMVLFCNCSQVGWLSGGCLEPELARRAEQVSAAGQVDWIEIDTRSDDDLLSGSALGCRGRLRIALLPLRAMTGIDAVIEAWLREGVSLQRDLRTSGQIVFRAGNREQAWQLNPMDGAQPFGEATWRLPLPRLPRALVLGGGPETPFLVPLLRGLGWRVGVAERRARWASAGQGADAHLQASPAEALHADPCDAVLVMHHDFELDREALVALADTEVAFIGLLGPRRRREDLFKLLTPDQRHRLSSRLRSPIGLNIGGRGPEAISLSIAAQLQQWRSTAGR is encoded by the coding sequence ATGGACCGACCCGTGGCCTCAACCGTCCTGGAGGCCTGTGCGGCAGAGGGAGTGGAGCGCAGGGATCCTGCTGGGCACCTGTCCGCAGCGCCGGGCTTCCTCACCGAAGGCAACCCGCGCGGCGTGCTCGAGACGGCCTTGACGCGCGTGCGCGTGGGCGAGCACGCCGTGCTCGCGCTGGTGCTGGAAACCGATGGCTCCACCTACGCCGGTGCCGGCGACATGGTGCTGTTCTGCAACTGCAGCCAGGTCGGCTGGCTCAGCGGCGGATGCCTGGAGCCCGAGCTCGCGCGACGCGCGGAGCAGGTGAGCGCGGCAGGGCAGGTCGACTGGATCGAGATCGACACCCGCAGTGACGACGATCTGTTGAGTGGGTCCGCGCTCGGCTGCCGCGGCCGGCTTCGGATTGCGCTTCTGCCGTTGCGTGCCATGACGGGCATCGACGCCGTGATCGAGGCATGGCTCCGCGAGGGGGTGTCACTCCAGCGCGACCTTCGCACGTCGGGGCAGATCGTCTTCCGCGCCGGCAATCGCGAGCAGGCATGGCAGCTGAACCCGATGGACGGGGCGCAGCCCTTTGGAGAAGCAACGTGGCGTTTGCCATTGCCCCGGCTTCCACGGGCTCTGGTGCTGGGGGGCGGTCCCGAAACGCCCTTCCTGGTTCCGTTACTGCGGGGCCTGGGATGGCGGGTCGGCGTGGCCGAACGGCGGGCGCGCTGGGCCTCAGCGGGGCAGGGCGCGGATGCGCATCTCCAGGCCAGCCCGGCCGAGGCCCTCCATGCCGACCCGTGCGACGCGGTACTGGTGATGCATCACGATTTCGAACTGGACCGCGAGGCGCTGGTGGCCTTGGCCGATACCGAGGTTGCCTTCATTGGACTTCTGGGGCCGCGGCGAAGGCGTGAGGATCTGTTCAAGCTGCTGACACCGGATCAGCGCCATCGCCTGTCTTCCAGGCTT
- a CDS encoding LysR family transcriptional regulator, whose product MNTAQPSPASDGHDALNASFSTSYAGVLAFIAVAAEGSFARAADRLGIGRSAVSRSVQKLEGQLGVRLFLRTTRSTTLTREGELFLEGCNPGVNCILQALEEMRDLREGPPRGHLRISASHGFGRRVIAPLLAAFRAEYPQVSVELLLDEQAPDLAGDRIDVAFRDGLLEDSQVIAKQLVPMQLVVCASPAYVQAHGLPSSVDALSTHACIGRRLPGGRMQPWEFRVDGTDVHLQPPAALVFNDADLALQAVIDGLGIAQLPSYQVREALWAGRVVTCLDRHAPLDRGHYLCYLSRRQLPKRVRAFIDFSTQRVRALELDVISHWEARQQAIPMKPGAQPAWA is encoded by the coding sequence ATGAACACTGCACAGCCCAGCCCGGCCAGCGACGGCCACGATGCGCTCAATGCATCCTTCTCCACCAGCTACGCCGGCGTGCTGGCCTTCATTGCAGTGGCGGCCGAGGGCAGTTTCGCCCGCGCGGCCGACCGCCTTGGGATCGGCCGTTCGGCCGTCAGCCGCAGCGTGCAGAAGCTGGAAGGCCAGCTGGGCGTGCGGTTGTTCCTGCGCACCACGCGCTCGACCACGCTGACCCGCGAAGGCGAGCTGTTCCTGGAAGGCTGCAACCCGGGCGTGAACTGCATCCTGCAGGCGCTGGAGGAAATGCGCGACCTGCGCGAGGGCCCGCCGCGCGGGCACCTGCGCATCAGTGCCAGCCACGGCTTCGGCCGGCGGGTGATCGCCCCCTTGCTGGCCGCCTTCCGCGCCGAGTACCCGCAGGTCTCTGTAGAACTGCTGCTGGACGAGCAGGCCCCCGACCTGGCCGGTGACCGCATCGATGTGGCGTTCCGCGATGGCCTGCTGGAAGACAGCCAGGTGATCGCAAAGCAGCTCGTGCCGATGCAGCTGGTGGTGTGCGCGTCACCGGCGTACGTGCAGGCGCATGGTCTACCGTCGTCGGTGGATGCGCTGTCCACGCATGCCTGCATCGGGCGACGCCTGCCGGGCGGGCGCATGCAGCCCTGGGAATTCCGGGTCGACGGCACCGATGTGCACCTGCAGCCGCCGGCCGCACTGGTGTTCAACGATGCCGACCTGGCCCTGCAGGCCGTCATCGACGGGCTGGGCATCGCCCAGCTGCCCAGCTATCAGGTACGTGAAGCGTTGTGGGCGGGCAGGGTGGTGACCTGCCTGGATCGGCATGCGCCGCTCGATCGCGGCCACTACCTGTGCTACCTCAGCCGCCGCCAGCTTCCCAAGCGCGTGCGTGCCTTCATCGACTTCAGCACGCAGCGGGTGCGCGCGCTCGAACTGGATGTGATCTCGCACTGGGAAGCACGCCAGCAGGCCATCCCCATGAAGCCAGGGGCACAGCCCGCCTGGGCCTGA
- a CDS encoding Ohr family peroxiredoxin, producing MTELKPPSPAMLDRYQGDDVQPLYTGRVRVSGGQAQHGRASGVVRSDDGALAVDLRLPPELGGPGGGSNPEQLLAASYAGCFHGAMVLVAARAGLLLHNPSVEVAVTFARDPEDGQYLLSAEIVVHLPGMDANVACELVRNTERVCPYAKMFHRGISDAVRVRVAADRGAAQACSDAGGACPST from the coding sequence ATGACCGAGCTGAAGCCACCTTCGCCCGCCATGCTGGACCGCTACCAGGGCGACGACGTGCAGCCGCTGTACACCGGCCGCGTGCGGGTGAGCGGCGGCCAGGCCCAGCACGGGCGCGCGTCCGGCGTGGTGCGATCGGACGACGGTGCACTGGCGGTGGACCTGCGACTGCCGCCGGAACTCGGTGGGCCTGGCGGCGGATCGAATCCCGAGCAGCTATTGGCCGCAAGCTACGCCGGTTGCTTCCACGGCGCCATGGTCCTGGTGGCCGCGCGTGCCGGCCTGCTGCTGCACAACCCCAGCGTCGAAGTGGCGGTGACCTTCGCCCGTGATCCGGAGGATGGGCAGTACCTGCTGTCAGCCGAGATCGTGGTCCATCTTCCCGGCATGGATGCGAATGTGGCCTGCGAGCTGGTGCGCAATACCGAACGCGTCTGCCCGTACGCCAAGATGTTCCATCGTGGCATCAGCGATGCCGTGCGTGTCCGGGTGGCCGCAGATCGTGGCGCAGCTCAGGCCTGCAGCGACGCGGGTGGCGCATGTCCCAGCACGTGA
- the paoA gene encoding aldehyde dehydrogenase iron-sulfur subunit PaoA: MKLTRRQVIAGGATTMAMSAAPGASSLAAELAASPPPRPPVISTVALTVNGTHRELELDTRTTLLDALREHLKLTGTKKGCDHGQCGACTVLVNGERINACLSLAVQHQGDAITTIEGLGTPDDLHPMQAAFIKHDGYQCGYCTPGQICSAVAVLDEIKRGVPSHAQADVSARPQVTDMEMRERMSGNLCRCGAYSNIAEAMQEVAGATSGRGRS; this comes from the coding sequence ATGAAGTTGACGCGTCGCCAGGTGATCGCCGGCGGCGCCACGACCATGGCGATGTCCGCCGCACCGGGGGCGTCATCGCTCGCCGCCGAACTGGCGGCATCTCCGCCGCCCAGGCCACCGGTCATCAGCACGGTGGCGTTGACGGTCAACGGCACGCATCGTGAGCTCGAGCTGGATACCCGCACGACGCTGCTCGACGCCCTGCGCGAACATCTGAAACTGACCGGCACCAAGAAAGGCTGCGACCACGGTCAATGCGGCGCCTGTACCGTGCTGGTCAACGGTGAACGCATCAATGCCTGCCTCAGCCTGGCGGTGCAGCACCAGGGCGATGCCATCACTACCATCGAAGGCCTCGGAACACCTGATGACCTGCATCCGATGCAGGCCGCCTTCATCAAGCATGACGGATACCAGTGCGGCTATTGCACGCCGGGGCAGATCTGTTCGGCGGTGGCGGTACTGGACGAGATCAAGCGCGGTGTCCCCAGCCATGCGCAGGCCGATGTCAGCGCACGGCCCCAGGTCACCGACATGGAAATGCGCGAACGCATGAGCGGCAACCTCTGCCGCTGCGGCGCGTATTCCAACATTGCCGAGGCGATGCAAGAGGTCGCTGGCGCGACCTCTGGACGGGGGCGCTCATGA
- a CDS encoding xanthine dehydrogenase family protein subunit M encodes MKVFSYERAKSPAEAAKAVAGTEGAKFLAGGTNLLDLMKLEVETPAHLVDVQDIGLDRIEPTDDGGLRIGTLVTNTALASHERVRRDYGVLTRAIVAGASGQLRNKATTGGNLLQRTRCPYFYDPHLPCNKRLPGSGCGALEGFSRQMGVIGTSDSCIATYPGDMAVALRVLDASIQTIKGDGSTRSIPIAEFHRSPGDTPQQDNVLQRGELITHVTLPEPLGGRHVYHKVRDRASYAFALVSVAAVVQRDGSARFAFGGVAPKPWRIEAAEPVLRHSVKAATRQVFAGARPTQENAFKIALAERTLAAVLAEGER; translated from the coding sequence ATGAAGGTCTTCAGTTACGAGCGCGCGAAGTCTCCTGCCGAGGCAGCCAAGGCCGTCGCCGGTACCGAGGGCGCGAAGTTCCTGGCGGGAGGAACCAACCTGCTCGACCTGATGAAGCTGGAAGTCGAGACGCCCGCGCATCTGGTCGACGTGCAGGACATCGGCCTGGACAGGATCGAACCTACAGACGACGGCGGCCTGCGGATCGGCACGCTGGTCACCAATACCGCGCTGGCCTCGCATGAGCGCGTGCGCCGCGACTACGGTGTACTGACCCGCGCGATCGTGGCAGGCGCGTCCGGGCAGCTGCGCAACAAGGCCACCACCGGTGGCAATCTGCTGCAGCGCACGCGCTGCCCGTACTTCTACGACCCCCATCTGCCCTGCAACAAGCGCCTGCCCGGATCAGGCTGCGGCGCGCTCGAAGGGTTCTCCCGGCAGATGGGCGTGATCGGCACTTCGGACAGTTGCATCGCGACCTATCCGGGCGACATGGCGGTGGCCTTGCGTGTGCTGGACGCCTCGATCCAGACCATCAAGGGCGATGGCAGCACGCGCAGCATTCCGATTGCCGAGTTCCATCGTTCCCCGGGCGACACGCCACAGCAGGACAACGTGCTGCAGCGCGGTGAACTGATCACCCACGTCACGCTGCCGGAACCGCTGGGCGGCCGGCACGTGTACCACAAGGTGCGTGACCGCGCGTCCTATGCGTTCGCGCTGGTGTCGGTCGCCGCGGTCGTGCAGCGTGACGGCTCGGCGCGGTTCGCCTTCGGCGGGGTCGCACCGAAGCCGTGGCGGATCGAGGCAGCGGAACCGGTGCTGCGCCACAGCGTCAAGGCCGCGACACGACAGGTGTTCGCCGGTGCCCGTCCAACGCAGGAGAACGCGTTCAAGATCGCGCTCGCCGAGCGCACCCTCGCCGCTGTGCTGGCGGAAGGAGAGCGCTGA
- a CDS encoding SDR family oxidoreductase — protein sequence MKFLVIGGTGRIGSRVVERLRTAGHDIVAAAPSTGVDVLTGEGLDAAMDGVDVVVDLANSPSFEDAAVLSFFVTAGHNILAAAARAGVRHHVALSVVGTDKLAASGYFRGKIAQERLIRDSGLPYTIIHSTQFFEFLPGIIQSAGNGATLRLPAADVQPIAAEDVAEAVARIAQQPPRNGVVEIAGPQRAAMADLARQYLQQTGDPRQVVADAEALYFGAPLQIDTLVPVGQAWLGQVGFDAWLQQSGLLQRQPA from the coding sequence ATGAAATTCCTCGTCATCGGTGGTACCGGCCGCATCGGCAGCAGGGTGGTGGAGCGCCTGCGCACCGCCGGGCATGACATCGTGGCGGCCGCGCCCTCCACCGGCGTGGATGTCCTGACCGGTGAAGGCCTGGACGCCGCCATGGACGGCGTCGACGTGGTGGTGGACCTGGCCAACTCGCCCTCGTTCGAAGACGCAGCAGTGCTTTCGTTCTTCGTGACCGCTGGCCACAACATCCTTGCCGCCGCCGCCCGTGCCGGCGTACGCCACCACGTTGCGCTTTCCGTCGTAGGCACCGACAAGCTTGCGGCCAGCGGCTACTTCCGCGGCAAGATCGCCCAGGAGCGCCTGATCCGCGATTCGGGCCTGCCGTACACCATCATCCATTCCACGCAGTTCTTCGAGTTCCTGCCGGGTATCATCCAGTCCGCCGGCAATGGAGCGACCCTGCGCTTGCCCGCCGCCGACGTACAGCCGATTGCCGCCGAGGATGTTGCCGAAGCGGTGGCACGCATCGCGCAGCAACCGCCCCGCAATGGCGTCGTGGAAATTGCAGGCCCCCAGCGCGCCGCGATGGCAGATCTCGCCAGGCAGTATCTGCAGCAGACCGGCGACCCGCGGCAGGTCGTGGCAGACGCCGAGGCCCTGTACTTCGGTGCGCCGCTGCAGATCGATACGCTGGTACCGGTGGGGCAGGCGTGGCTGGGGCAGGTCGGCTTCGACGCCTGGCTGCAGCAGTCCGGCCTGTTGCAGCGGCAGCCCGCCTGA
- a CDS encoding response regulator, with the protein MPLSVLFVDDEDDLREIVVDALAAQGFAVTTARNGVEAIQCLRGSARFSIVVTDYSMPEGVSGLDVASEAAAVQPDARILLASGYSRSQLPVLPDNVQFLSKPYRFTQLIAAIKSQF; encoded by the coding sequence ATGCCTCTTTCAGTACTATTTGTCGACGACGAGGATGATCTTCGCGAGATCGTTGTGGATGCACTTGCCGCCCAGGGTTTCGCGGTGACCACCGCCCGCAATGGCGTTGAAGCGATCCAATGCCTGCGCGGCAGCGCTCGGTTCTCTATTGTCGTGACTGATTACAGCATGCCAGAAGGCGTGTCTGGCCTGGATGTGGCCTCGGAAGCCGCCGCCGTCCAGCCCGACGCCCGCATCCTGCTGGCATCGGGCTACAGCCGCTCGCAGTTGCCTGTGTTGCCGGACAACGTCCAGTTCCTTTCCAAGCCCTATCGCTTCACGCAGCTGATTGCTGCAATCAAGAGCCAGTTCTGA
- a CDS encoding sigma factor-like helix-turn-helix DNA-binding protein, with the protein MKNTNGLSQRPMLGRLPGMDTSTHLRTAFRPASEQVWQTFLAALRELPPDARAVLLLHDVLGAGFEDIVPLLGLDLSACRQRLALARNHLHAHRARLEPGRP; encoded by the coding sequence ATGAAAAACACCAATGGCCTGTCACAGCGGCCGATGCTCGGCCGTCTGCCGGGCATGGACACCTCAACGCACCTGCGCACCGCATTCCGCCCTGCCAGCGAACAGGTCTGGCAGACCTTCCTGGCCGCACTGCGTGAATTGCCGCCCGATGCACGTGCGGTGCTGTTGCTGCACGACGTGCTGGGCGCCGGGTTCGAGGACATCGTGCCCCTGCTGGGGCTCGACCTTTCCGCGTGCAGGCAGCGCCTGGCGCTGGCGCGGAACCACCTGCACGCACACCGTGCCCGCCTGGAGCCAGGCCGCCCATGA
- the paoC gene encoding aldehyde oxidoreductase molybdenum-binding subunit PaoC — MPLEFNAPAGDNLFDKAKVVGKSTPRIDGPRKTTGTAPYAYERHDVAPNQAYGYIVGAGIGKGRIISMDASRARAAPGVLAVITAPETKPVGTSNWNNAPLFGGPEVAHYHQAIACVVAETFEQARAAAALIRTRYERGKGRFDFPALAPSAPLAKGRGGKPDRQTLGDFDTAYASAAVKLDETYHTADESHSMMEPHATIAAWEGDTLTLWTSNQMIDWARQGMAAILGIDAGNVRVDSPYIGGGFGGKLFIRADAVLAALAAKQIGRPVKIALQRPLMPNNTTHRHATIQRVRIGCAKDGRISAIAHENWSGNINGEDGENGTLQTPKLYAGANRLVANYIATLDMPEGNAMRAPGEAPGHMALEVAMDEMAEKLGLDPIAFRVLNEPEVVPGDPSKKFSDRNLVRCLREGAERFNWNKRNAKPAQVREGHWLVGMGVSAGYRGAPTMKSAARVRLDGQGGVIVETDMTDIGTGSYTIIAQTAAETMGVPLDRVQVTLGDSRHPASAGSGGQWGAASSTAGVYAACVSLRRKVGEKLGFDGDTANFANGRIQAGGRTIDLAEAGTLSAEDGIAFGKFKQGYDVGTYAAHFCEVAVHAYTGETRIRRMLAVCDGGRILNPLSARSQVIGGMVMGAGATLMEELVVDKRLGLFINHDLAGYEVPVHADIPHQQVVFLDTLDPVISPMKAKGVGELGICGVGAAIANAVYNATGVRVRNYPITLDKLLPGLPDVG, encoded by the coding sequence ATGCCCCTCGAATTCAACGCCCCCGCCGGCGACAACCTGTTCGACAAGGCCAAGGTGGTCGGCAAGTCGACGCCACGCATTGATGGCCCACGCAAGACCACCGGCACCGCCCCCTATGCCTACGAGCGTCATGACGTCGCGCCAAACCAGGCCTACGGCTATATCGTGGGCGCGGGCATCGGCAAGGGGCGCATCATTTCGATGGACGCCTCCCGCGCACGTGCCGCCCCCGGCGTGCTGGCGGTCATCACCGCACCGGAAACCAAGCCGGTCGGCACATCCAACTGGAACAATGCGCCGCTCTTCGGCGGGCCCGAGGTCGCCCATTACCACCAGGCCATTGCATGCGTGGTGGCCGAGACCTTCGAGCAGGCCCGCGCCGCTGCGGCGTTGATCCGCACCCGTTACGAGCGCGGCAAGGGGCGGTTCGATTTCCCGGCGCTGGCGCCGTCCGCGCCGCTGGCAAAGGGGCGCGGTGGCAAGCCCGACCGGCAGACGCTCGGCGATTTCGACACCGCCTACGCGAGCGCGGCGGTCAAGCTTGACGAGACCTACCACACAGCCGACGAAAGTCATTCGATGATGGAGCCGCACGCCACCATCGCCGCCTGGGAAGGCGACACGCTCACCCTGTGGACCTCCAACCAGATGATCGACTGGGCCAGGCAGGGCATGGCCGCGATCCTCGGCATCGATGCTGGCAATGTGCGCGTGGACTCGCCCTATATCGGCGGCGGCTTCGGCGGCAAGCTGTTCATCCGCGCCGATGCGGTGCTGGCTGCACTGGCCGCCAAGCAGATCGGGCGGCCGGTGAAGATCGCACTGCAACGCCCGTTGATGCCCAACAACACCACGCACCGGCACGCGACCATCCAACGCGTCCGGATCGGTTGCGCGAAGGACGGCAGGATCTCCGCCATCGCCCATGAGAACTGGTCAGGCAACATCAACGGCGAGGACGGCGAGAACGGTACCCTGCAGACGCCCAAGCTCTATGCAGGCGCCAACCGCCTGGTGGCCAACTACATCGCCACGCTCGACATGCCCGAAGGCAATGCAATGCGCGCGCCGGGCGAAGCGCCGGGCCACATGGCGCTGGAAGTGGCGATGGACGAAATGGCCGAGAAGCTGGGTCTCGACCCGATCGCGTTCCGCGTCCTCAACGAGCCCGAGGTCGTGCCCGGCGATCCGTCCAAGAAGTTCTCCGACCGTAACCTGGTGCGCTGCCTGCGCGAGGGCGCGGAACGCTTCAACTGGAACAAGCGCAACGCCAAGCCGGCGCAGGTACGGGAAGGGCACTGGCTGGTCGGCATGGGCGTGTCCGCGGGCTATCGCGGCGCACCGACGATGAAGTCGGCGGCACGGGTCCGGCTTGACGGCCAGGGTGGGGTGATCGTGGAAACCGACATGACCGACATCGGCACCGGCTCCTACACGATCATCGCGCAGACGGCAGCCGAGACCATGGGCGTGCCGCTGGACCGGGTCCAGGTCACCCTCGGCGACTCGCGTCATCCCGCCTCCGCCGGTTCCGGCGGCCAGTGGGGCGCGGCAAGCTCCACCGCAGGCGTGTACGCGGCGTGCGTCAGCCTGCGCCGCAAGGTGGGCGAGAAGCTCGGGTTCGACGGCGATACCGCAAACTTCGCCAATGGCCGCATCCAGGCGGGTGGGCGGACCATCGACCTGGCCGAAGCGGGCACACTGTCGGCAGAGGACGGCATTGCCTTCGGCAAGTTCAAGCAGGGCTACGACGTCGGTACCTATGCAGCGCATTTCTGCGAGGTTGCCGTGCATGCCTACACCGGAGAGACGCGCATCCGCAGGATGCTTGCCGTATGCGATGGCGGCCGGATCCTCAACCCGCTGTCCGCACGCAGCCAGGTCATCGGCGGGATGGTGATGGGCGCAGGCGCGACCCTGATGGAGGAACTGGTGGTCGACAAACGGCTTGGCTTGTTCATCAACCACGACCTGGCGGGATACGAGGTTCCCGTGCACGCCGATATTCCACACCAGCAGGTGGTCTTCCTCGACACGCTGGATCCGGTGATCTCGCCAATGAAGGCCAAGGGCGTGGGTGAGCTGGGCATCTGTGGTGTCGGGGCCGCGATTGCCAATGCGGTCTACAACGCAACCGGCGTGCGCGTGCGCAACTATCCCATCACCCTGGACAAGCTGTTGCCCGGCTTGCCCGACGTAGGCTGA
- a CDS encoding carboxymuconolactone decarboxylase family protein, protein MTARLDYAAQSPELFKKLGLYSHAAHTASIEAAIIDLVNIRASQLNGCGFCLDMHVKEATLRGERPLRLHHLAAWRESTLFSPRERACLAWTEVLTQLPAQGVPDELYTRVRGQLSEQEIVDLTHAVMAINAWNRANVAFLTTPGTLDAAFGLDKAGLA, encoded by the coding sequence ATGACCGCACGTCTGGATTACGCCGCGCAATCGCCGGAACTGTTCAAGAAGCTCGGCCTGTACTCGCATGCCGCCCATACCGCCTCGATCGAAGCGGCCATCATCGATCTGGTCAACATCCGTGCATCGCAGCTCAACGGCTGCGGCTTCTGCCTGGACATGCACGTGAAGGAGGCCACCCTGCGCGGCGAGCGCCCACTGCGCCTGCATCACCTGGCGGCATGGCGTGAATCGACGCTGTTCAGCCCGCGCGAACGCGCCTGCCTGGCCTGGACCGAGGTGCTGACCCAGCTGCCGGCGCAGGGTGTGCCCGACGAACTGTACACGCGTGTGCGCGGCCAGCTGTCCGAGCAGGAGATCGTCGACCTGACCCACGCGGTGATGGCGATCAACGCCTGGAACCGCGCCAATGTCGCCTTCCTTACTACGCCCGGCACCCTGGACGCGGCCTTTGGCCTGGACAAGGCCGGCCTGGCCTGA
- a CDS encoding cupin domain-containing protein, giving the protein MRRSVLALLALLPLCSAAATPPPAAPEPLVREVMTRALPEQPGKEALILTVEYPPGGADPVHRHDAHGFVYVLQGRIVMGVAGGKEVTLGPGEAFHEGPADVHTVGRNASATEPAKFVVFLIKDIGKPAVLPPH; this is encoded by the coding sequence ATGCGTCGTTCTGTTCTGGCCCTGCTTGCGCTGCTGCCACTGTGCAGCGCTGCCGCCACCCCACCCCCTGCTGCGCCCGAGCCCCTGGTGCGCGAGGTGATGACCCGCGCCCTGCCGGAGCAGCCCGGCAAGGAAGCGCTGATCCTTACCGTGGAATACCCGCCGGGTGGCGCCGATCCGGTGCACCGCCACGATGCCCATGGCTTCGTCTACGTCCTGCAAGGACGGATCGTGATGGGCGTGGCCGGCGGCAAGGAAGTCACCCTCGGCCCGGGCGAGGCCTTCCATGAAGGCCCGGCCGATGTGCACACCGTGGGTCGTAACGCCAGCGCTACCGAGCCGGCGAAGTTCGTGGTGTTCCTGATCAAGGACATCGGCAAGCCGGCGGTTCTGCCGCCGCACTGA